A window of the Gossypium arboreum isolate Shixiya-1 chromosome 2, ASM2569848v2, whole genome shotgun sequence genome harbors these coding sequences:
- the LOC108461599 gene encoding protein RETICULATA, chloroplastic-like, producing the protein MSGFGLSHLVNVKNDVVLRNLWSQDLSFIKNGGKSFVFPMKKRQRVVILSLAHRPEAEAEAEAQAGAATSIVTKGSSESSESSIRKEEVRIFGEAKIDAGNGGGSFYGNGGNGGGGGGDDGGDGGDGEKGDPEEEEFGPLMKFEDVMRETNARGATLPSDMMEAAKTVGIRKLLLLRYLDLQGSSWPLGFAMRSWGMLRNRMLADPSFLFKIGTEIVIDSCCATLAEVQKRGKDFWAEFELYVADLLVGVVVNIALVGMLAPYARIGQPSISKGFLGGIQKAYNALPSSVFEAERPGCRFTVNQRIGTYFYKGVLYGTVGFACGIIGQGIANLIMTAKRSMKKSEEDIPVPPLIKSAALWGVFLAVSSNTRYQIINGLERLVEASPLAKQVPPVAMAFTVGVRFANNIYGGMQFVDWARLSGVQ; encoded by the exons atgtcggGTTTTGGATTGTCACATTTGGTGAATGTTAAGAACGAtgttgttttaaggaatttaTGGAGTCAAGATTTGAGCTTTATTAAAAATGGtggtaaaagttttgtttttccaATGAAGAAGAGACAAAGGGTAGTGATTTTAAGTTTAGCTCACCGGCCTGAGGCGGAGGCTGAGGCGGAGGCGCAAGCTGGGGCGGCGACGAGTATAGTAACAAAGGGAAGTAGTGAGAGTAGTGAGAGTAGTATTAGGAAAGAAGAAGTTAGGATTTTTGGGGAAGCTAAAATTGATGCAGGAAATGGTGGGGGTTCTTTTTATGGGAATGGTGGCAATGGTGGCGGTGGTGGAGGAGACGACGGTGGTGATGGCGGTGATGGTGAAAAGGGTGATCCTGAAGAAGAAGAATTTGGACCATTAATGAAGTTTGAGGATGTAATGAGGGAGACAAATGCTAGAGGAGCTACTCTTCCTTCAGACATGATGGAGGCTGCAAAGACTGTTGGGATTCGTAAATTGCTTCTTCTTCGGTATTTAGATTTGCAG GGATCAAGCTGGCCTTTAGGATTTGCAATGAGGTCATGGGGAATGCTTCGAAACCGAATGTTAGCCGACccgtcttttcttttcaaaatcgGAACTGAG ATAGTGATCGATTCGTGTTGTGCTACCCTCGCGGAAGTTCAAAAGAGGGGAAAGGATTTTTGGGCAGAATTCGAGTTGTATGTTGCTGATCTTTTAGTCGGAGTGGTAGTGAACATTGCTTTAGTTGGTATGTTAGCACCTTATGCACGTATCGGACAACCATCTATATCGAAAGGATTCCTTGGAGGCATCCAAAAGGCTTATAACGCCCTCCCTAGCAG TGTGTTCGAAGCGGAAAGACCAGGTTGTCGATTTACGGTAAACCAGAGAATTGGTACTTACTTTTATAAG GGAGTATTGTATGGAACGGTTGGATTTGCATGTGGTATTATTGGCCAAGGGATCGCGAATTTGATAATGACTGCCAAGAG GAGCATGAAAAAATCGGAAGAGGACATACCTGTGCCACCTCTTATAAAGAGTGCAGCTCTCTGGG GTGTTTTTCTCGCGGTTTCATCTAATACTCGATACCAAATCATCAACGGATTGGAACGGTTGGTGGAGGCATCTCCTTTGGCCAAACAAGTTCCACCCGTTGCAATGGCGTTCACCGTCGGCGTGCGGTTTGCCAATAACATATACGGCGGGATGCAATTCGTTGATTGGGCTAGATTGAGTGGCGTGCAATAA